The genomic interval AACCACCAAAGACGCGCCACGCACGATGTCACCCACCGCGTAAACGCCATCCAAGTCGGTTGCACCGCTGGTAAACTCAGCTTTGACGGTGCCCCAACGGGTCACTGGCAATTCTGGCTGATCCCAAAGGGTTTGCAGATCTTCTGGCTCAAATCCCAAGGCTTTGATCACCAAGTCCGCCTCTTCGACATAGTCGGCACCTTCGATCACTTCTGGCGATTGACGACCAGAGGCATCGGGCTGACCCAAACGCATGCGCTGCACCATCACACCATTGACCTTGTCGCCGGTAAAGCCTTTGGGGGCGGCCAACCATTCAAAGACCACGCCTTCTTCTTCGGCGTTTTTGGTTTCACGTTGCGAGCCCGGCATGTTGGCACGGTCCCGGCGATACAGGCATTTCACGCTTTCAGCGCCCTGACGGATCGCTGTGCGCACACAGTCCATCGCTGTGTCGCCTCCACCAATAACCACTACCTTTTTACCATCCGCATTCAGCTCGCCGCTTTCGTATTCAGCAACGGTGTCACCAAAGTTCAAGCGGTTGGAGGCCGTCAGATAATCCAGCGCTTTCACGATGCCCTTTGCACCGGCACCTGGGCCTTGCAAGTCACGTGATTTATAGACGCCAGTGGCGATAATCACCGCATCATGCGCTTTGCGAATGTCTTCAAACGAAATGTCTTCGCCCACGGCGCTGTCAAGTTTGAAGGTGACACCGCCTGCTTCCAGCTGTTCATTGCGACGCATGACAACGTCTTTTTCCAGTTTAAAACCGGGGATACCATAGGTCAGCAGGCCGCCCGCACGGTCATGGCGATCATAAACTGTCACCTGGACGCCAGCGCGACGCAGAAAATCAGCCGCTGCCAAACCACCAGGGCCCGCACCGATGATGCCAACGCTTTCTTTGCGCTCGGTCAAAGGCACAATGGGTTTCACCCAGCCTTTTTCCCAGGCCGTGTCGGTGATGTATTTTTCTACGGTGCCGATAGTGACTGTGCCGTGACCGGATTGTTCAATCACGCAATTGCCTTCACACAGACGATCCTGTGGGCAAATGCGGCCACAGATCTCTGGGAAAGTATTTGTCGCCTGAGACACTTCATAGGCTTCTTCCAAACGACCTGTTGCCGTCAGGCGCAGCCAATCTGGGATGTTATTGTGCAGCGGGCAATGTGACTGACAATACGGCACACCGCATTGCGAACATCGGCTCGCTTGCTCTTCCGCTTTCGCTTCTGCAAACGCTGCATAGATTTCATCAAAGTCTTGGTTGCGTTCATCAGCATCCCGTTTAGCGGGCATATCCCGATCAACTGACACAAATTTTAGCATTGGTTGCTTTGCCACAGCAGCTGCCTCCTGCAAATCTTAGGTCTGGACTGTGTAAACAAAGCGGAATAGGTATAAAAGTCACAAAGGCTGACCTAAATGTCGCTTTTCTCGAAATGATCAAAGATTTCACGTGAAAAAAGCGTAAAATAAGGTCCGAATCGGACCAATATAGACTCTATCATTATTTTCCACCTGTATTATACGGGCTTTGACACAAATAGAGAATTTCAAATGGCGCTTTATCACCTGATTCTTTTAGCTATTGTACAGGGTATTACGGAATTTCTACCCATCTCGTCTTCTGGTCACCTTATCTTGCTGCCAAACGCGATTGGTGCCGAAGATCAAGGGCAATTGCTGGACGTCGCCGTACATGTCGGCACATTGGGCGCGGTCATTCTGTATTTTTGGTCAGACGTAAAAATGGCCCTCATCGGCACCCCACGCATGTTGCGCGGCAATATCTCTGATCCAGAGGCCCGGCTGGCCTTTCTTTTGACAGTAGCAACCATTCCAACAATCATCTTTGGTCTGTTTCTGGCCTTGAGCGGCATTGATGATTTGCTGCGGTCGATCACCGTGATCGGCTGGACCATGCTTGGGTTTGGCATCCTTTTGTGGTGGATGGACCAAAGAGGCACGACAACCAAACAAGCAAAAGAATGGTCACTGAAAGATGCGATGATCATGGGGCTCTGGCAAGCACTTGCGCTCATTCCAGGCACATCACGGTCCGGGATCACCATCACCGGTGCGCGCGGGCTGGGATATGACAGAGAAAGCAGTGCGCGCCTGGCCATGCTGATGAGCATTCCCACCATTCTGGCAAGTGGTGGCTATCTATTACTGGAAAATGGTTTCAGCATCACATCAGACCAGGCCCTAGATCTTGTCATTGCCGCGGGGCTGGCATTTGCCTCGGCTTTGCTGGCGCTCAAATTGATGATGCGGTTGCTGCAATCCTTAAGTTTTACACCCTATGTGATCTACAGGGTCATTCTTGGTGTGATCTTACTGGCGGTCGCTTATTCATAAAAAAGGCGGACCACAGGCCCGCCCTTCAAATCAAACTAGAAGCCCTTAACGTTTAAACGTTCAAGTTCTTTGCAGAATCTTTTATCGCATCAAACTGTCCAGACGGACGGAACCGCCAGAGGTAACCCGGCAAAATGGCCGACGTCGGCGTGGGTGTGATGCCCAGATCCGCCAAGCCTTTGGCATCTGCACTCACAACGTTGTCGTTGCGAAGCTGCTTTAGCTGATCAGCGGTCAGAATCGAATTATAAAACAGCCCAAATGTCACGCTTTGCATCAAACCAAAACCAAAGGCCATGATGCGCCCAACAAAGAACGGCAGATTGATCACAAGTTTGCGCTGATGAATTTCAGCCAGCATTTCGGCGACGATCTCGCGCAGCGAACAAACATCCGGACCGCCAAGTTCATAGACGCCCGAAGCTTGGCCAAGGATGCCTTGAACTGCCGCCTTGGCGACATCATCAACATAAACCGGCTGGAACTTGGTCGCGCCACCAACAATTGGCAACACCGGACCAAATCGAGACATAGAGGCAAACCCGTTGAAAAACTCATCTTCAGGCCCAAAGATCACCGACGGGCGCAATATCAGTGCGTTTGGCATATGCGCCAAAACCGCCTGTTCGCCCAAGGCTTTTGTTTGCGCATATTCGCTGCCAGCGTCTTCGTCTGCGCCGATTGCAGACACATGCACCATCGTTTCTATGCCAGCCGCAGCCGCCAGTTTTGCGATACGCGCCGCCCCTTCGTTTTGAACGGTGTTAAATTCGTTTTTGCCGCGTTCGCTTAGGATGCCAACGCAGTTCACAACCGCATCTGCGCCATCCATCGCGCTCTGCACCGAAGCATCATCGCGGATATTGCACAAAACAGGTTCAACCTGACCAACTGCGCCAAAGGGTTTTACAAACATCGCTTCGTTTGGGCGCCGTACCGCGA from Cognatishimia sp. WU-CL00825 carries:
- a CDS encoding NAD(P)-dependent oxidoreductase gives rise to the protein MAKQPMLKFVSVDRDMPAKRDADERNQDFDEIYAAFAEAKAEEQASRCSQCGVPYCQSHCPLHNNIPDWLRLTATGRLEEAYEVSQATNTFPEICGRICPQDRLCEGNCVIEQSGHGTVTIGTVEKYITDTAWEKGWVKPIVPLTERKESVGIIGAGPGGLAAADFLRRAGVQVTVYDRHDRAGGLLTYGIPGFKLEKDVVMRRNEQLEAGGVTFKLDSAVGEDISFEDIRKAHDAVIIATGVYKSRDLQGPGAGAKGIVKALDYLTASNRLNFGDTVAEYESGELNADGKKVVVIGGGDTAMDCVRTAIRQGAESVKCLYRRDRANMPGSQRETKNAEEEGVVFEWLAAPKGFTGDKVNGVMVQRMRLGQPDASGRQSPEVIEGADYVEEADLVIKALGFEPEDLQTLWDQPELPVTRWGTVKAEFTSGATDLDGVYAVGDIVRGASLVVWAIRDGRDCAEAILKRFETVKAIAAE
- a CDS encoding undecaprenyl-diphosphate phosphatase, which translates into the protein MALYHLILLAIVQGITEFLPISSSGHLILLPNAIGAEDQGQLLDVAVHVGTLGAVILYFWSDVKMALIGTPRMLRGNISDPEARLAFLLTVATIPTIIFGLFLALSGIDDLLRSITVIGWTMLGFGILLWWMDQRGTTTKQAKEWSLKDAMIMGLWQALALIPGTSRSGITITGARGLGYDRESSARLAMLMSIPTILASGGYLLLENGFSITSDQALDLVIAAGLAFASALLALKLMMRLLQSLSFTPYVIYRVILGVILLAVAYS
- a CDS encoding complex I NDUFA9 subunit family protein — its product is MSKLVTIYGGSGFVGRYIARRMAKQGWRVRVAVRRPNEAMFVKPFGAVGQVEPVLCNIRDDASVQSAMDGADAVVNCVGILSERGKNEFNTVQNEGAARIAKLAAAAGIETMVHVSAIGADEDAGSEYAQTKALGEQAVLAHMPNALILRPSVIFGPEDEFFNGFASMSRFGPVLPIVGGATKFQPVYVDDVAKAAVQGILGQASGVYELGGPDVCSLREIVAEMLAEIHQRKLVINLPFFVGRIMAFGFGLMQSVTFGLFYNSILTADQLKQLRNDNVVSADAKGLADLGITPTPTSAILPGYLWRFRPSGQFDAIKDSAKNLNV